Proteins found in one Desulfovermiculus halophilus DSM 18834 genomic segment:
- a CDS encoding ATP-binding protein, whose translation MPSYLRNPDITMEIKADLLYLPAIGHFCKAIFSRHPCLQGREDQLAYNLELIVYEACSNVIRHAYPSHEDGLLKFKLLFQDTKIVLQVIDFGPGFDPSSIPTPDVTNPKETGMGLFIIRKTVDILDYGFSDREGGNVMHMEKHL comes from the coding sequence ATGCCATCATATCTGCGAAATCCGGACATAACGATGGAGATCAAGGCCGACCTCCTGTACCTCCCGGCCATAGGTCACTTCTGCAAGGCAATTTTTTCCCGCCATCCCTGCCTGCAGGGCCGGGAGGACCAGCTGGCCTACAACCTGGAGCTCATTGTCTACGAAGCGTGCTCCAACGTCATCCGTCATGCCTACCCGAGCCACGAGGATGGGCTGCTCAAATTCAAACTGCTTTTCCAGGACACAAAGATTGTCCTGCAGGTCATAGATTTTGGCCCCGGGTTCGATCCTTCCAGCATCCCCACCCCGGACGTGACCAACCCCAAAGAGACCGGGATGGGTCTGTTCATCATCCGCAAGACAGTCGACATCCTGGATTACGGCTTCTCCGACCGGGAGGGTGGCAACGTGATGCACATGGAAAAACACCTCTAA
- a CDS encoding ATP-dependent 6-phosphofructokinase produces the protein MPSQAEPIQAQIKRLGECRAKSPLPFGRFIPENKRLTMHISEEMLEDADTEPSHYELEEAGPRERIYFDPSKTKCAIVTCGGLCPGINDVIRALVMEAHHQYGISTTLGIRYGLEGFIPEFGHPVMELSPDSVTRIHEFGGTILGSSRGHQPADAIVDALERMNVNVLFLIGGDGTMKAASAIQQEVEKRNIKLSVIGVPKTIDNDIYFVPKSFGFDTAVSKATEAIRCAHTEAQGAPNGIGMVKLMGRESGFIASEATLAQRDVNFVLIPEESFELDPPNGFLPRLQERIEKRKHAVIVVAEGAGQDLCCYERDAKGEVLTDASGNPVLADVCAMLQDRIKSFFKDQGMPITLKFIDPSYIIRSVPANSSDNVYCGFLGQHAVHAAMAGKTNMVVTKLQDRYVYLPLELVTQKRRKLNVHSNYWRAVLESTGQPVHLQNGQSA, from the coding sequence ATGCCAAGCCAGGCCGAGCCGATCCAGGCTCAGATCAAGAGACTCGGGGAATGCAGAGCCAAATCCCCCCTGCCTTTTGGCCGTTTTATCCCAGAGAACAAAAGGCTGACCATGCATATCTCGGAAGAGATGCTGGAAGATGCCGATACCGAACCCAGTCACTACGAGCTGGAAGAAGCCGGACCCAGAGAACGGATCTACTTCGACCCCAGCAAAACCAAGTGCGCCATTGTCACCTGCGGGGGGCTGTGCCCAGGAATAAACGACGTGATCAGAGCCCTGGTCATGGAGGCCCACCACCAGTACGGGATCAGCACCACCCTGGGTATCCGCTACGGGCTGGAGGGGTTCATTCCTGAGTTCGGACACCCGGTCATGGAGCTCAGTCCGGACAGCGTGACCCGGATCCACGAGTTCGGGGGCACCATTTTGGGCTCCTCCCGCGGCCATCAGCCGGCCGATGCCATTGTGGACGCCCTGGAGCGGATGAACGTGAACGTGCTCTTCCTCATCGGCGGTGATGGGACCATGAAGGCCGCATCAGCCATTCAACAGGAGGTTGAGAAGCGAAACATCAAGCTTTCGGTGATCGGGGTGCCCAAGACCATAGACAACGACATCTACTTCGTCCCCAAGTCCTTCGGCTTCGACACCGCAGTGTCCAAGGCCACCGAGGCCATCCGCTGCGCGCACACCGAGGCCCAGGGCGCGCCGAACGGAATCGGCATGGTCAAGCTCATGGGCCGGGAGTCCGGCTTTATCGCCTCCGAGGCCACCCTGGCCCAGAGGGACGTCAACTTCGTGCTCATTCCGGAAGAATCCTTTGAGCTCGATCCCCCGAACGGATTTCTCCCCCGCCTGCAGGAGCGGATTGAAAAGCGAAAGCACGCCGTTATTGTGGTGGCTGAAGGGGCAGGACAGGATCTGTGCTGCTACGAGCGGGACGCCAAAGGCGAAGTCCTCACCGATGCCTCCGGAAATCCGGTCCTGGCCGATGTCTGTGCCATGCTCCAGGACAGGATCAAGTCCTTTTTCAAGGACCAGGGCATGCCCATCACCCTCAAGTTCATCGACCCCAGCTATATCATCCGATCCGTCCCGGCAAATTCCAGCGACAACGTCTATTGCGGCTTCCTGGGCCAGCACGCGGTCCACGCGGCCATGGCCGGAAAGACGAACATGGTGGTCACCAAGCTGCAGGATCGGTATGTCTACCTGCCGTTAGAGCTGGTGACCCAGAAACGGCGCAAGCTCAATGTGCACTCCAACTACTGGCGGGCGGTCCTGGAGTCCACAGGCCAGCCGGTACACCTGCAGAACGGACAATCCGCCTGA
- a CDS encoding secondary thiamine-phosphate synthase enzyme YjbQ — MQEIYVRSGQREEFIDITGQVREAVKENGWENGVLTLYCTHTTAGITINEAADPSVVRDMLTFLRSAVPRDGDYRHMEGNSDAHIKSSLMGCAQQVIVDRGKLVLGTWQGIFFTEFDGPRSRKIKVQWQKAE; from the coding sequence ATGCAAGAGATTTATGTCCGAAGCGGACAGCGAGAGGAATTTATCGACATTACCGGCCAGGTCCGGGAAGCGGTGAAAGAGAACGGGTGGGAGAATGGGGTTCTCACCCTGTACTGTACGCATACAACCGCAGGGATCACCATCAATGAGGCGGCCGATCCCAGCGTGGTCCGGGATATGCTGACCTTTTTGCGGTCTGCGGTGCCCAGGGACGGGGATTACCGGCACATGGAGGGCAACAGCGACGCCCATATCAAATCCAGCCTGATGGGCTGTGCGCAGCAGGTGATCGTGGACCGGGGCAAGCTGGTCCTGGGCACCTGGCAGGGGATCTTCTTTACCGAGTTCGACGGCCCCAGGTCTAGAAAGATAAAGGTGCAGTGGCAAAAGGCAGAGTGA
- a CDS encoding transposase yields the protein MPYNPAIHNRRSIRLPGYDYSQAGAYFVTVCAHNRACLFGKITAERMNKNALGRTAANCWEEIPVHYPHAALDAFVIMPNHVHGILYIKRSVVGCEHGDGKNAVHHKPQPAGTSKTLGSIIRGFKIGVTTWARRHTELKTLWQRGFYEHIIRNDDDLNMIREYILTNPQNWTKDKLHPVFGA from the coding sequence ATGCCCTACAATCCAGCTATCCACAACCGCCGATCAATACGCCTGCCTGGCTATGACTATTCCCAGGCCGGTGCCTATTTTGTAACCGTTTGTGCTCATAACCGGGCATGTTTGTTCGGAAAAATTACGGCCGAGCGGATGAACAAAAACGCTCTTGGTCGTACCGCAGCCAACTGCTGGGAAGAGATTCCAGTTCACTATCCCCATGCAGCTTTGGATGCTTTCGTTATAATGCCCAATCATGTCCACGGCATTTTGTACATCAAAAGATCCGTGGTCGGATGTGAGCATGGTGATGGGAAGAATGCTGTACACCACAAACCACAACCAGCTGGGACGTCAAAGACTCTCGGCTCCATAATCCGGGGATTTAAAATCGGGGTGACCACATGGGCTCGTCGGCACACCGAACTCAAGACTCTTTGGCAGCGTGGGTTTTATGAACATATCATCCGCAATGATGACGACTTGAACATGATTCGGGAATACATCCTGACCAACCCACAGAACTGGACAAAGGACAAGCTACATCCTGTGTTCGGGGCATGA
- a CDS encoding patatin-like phospholipase family protein, with protein MSSTSPKISLALSYGGAKGLAHVGVLQVLQEKGFEIGRIAGTSAGAIVGAMFAETMDAKVLDQRFRELISSDTFQGSAFSNFMHQGSRESSFWDQITCRIRDTLALYMAQSRMSLLSSDRFIQCLEMLIHIHDFQYCRLPFVAVATDITTGQDMPLCAGSLIQAVLASSSIPGFLPPVEMDGALVSDGAICCPVPVKYAHDLEENVLVAVSVPPRINPHEPIHNALDIMIRAEEINLSYLCRAQAANADVVIEPETKDVGWNEMHRLDEMLESGRQAALEALPRIQEAVENRHPWWRRLKTWQ; from the coding sequence ATGTCTTCAACATCACCCAAGATCTCCCTGGCCTTAAGCTACGGCGGAGCCAAGGGTCTGGCCCACGTCGGGGTGCTCCAGGTCCTGCAGGAAAAGGGCTTTGAGATCGGCCGGATCGCCGGGACCAGTGCAGGAGCCATTGTCGGGGCCATGTTTGCCGAGACCATGGATGCCAAGGTCCTGGATCAGCGCTTCCGGGAGCTCATCTCCAGCGATACCTTCCAGGGATCGGCCTTTTCCAACTTCATGCACCAGGGCAGCCGGGAGTCCAGCTTCTGGGACCAGATCACCTGCCGCATCCGGGACACCCTGGCCCTGTACATGGCCCAGAGCAGGATGTCCCTCCTCTCCTCGGACCGTTTCATCCAGTGCCTGGAAATGCTCATCCATATCCATGACTTCCAGTACTGCCGGCTGCCCTTTGTGGCCGTGGCCACGGACATCACCACCGGACAGGACATGCCCCTGTGCGCCGGGAGCCTGATTCAGGCCGTCCTGGCCAGCTCCTCGATTCCCGGTTTTCTGCCCCCGGTGGAAATGGACGGTGCCCTGGTCAGCGACGGAGCCATCTGCTGCCCTGTCCCGGTCAAGTACGCCCACGACCTGGAGGAGAACGTCCTGGTGGCTGTGTCCGTTCCCCCCAGGATCAATCCTCACGAACCAATCCATAACGCCCTGGACATCATGATCCGGGCCGAAGAGATCAACCTCTCCTATTTATGCCGGGCCCAGGCGGCCAATGCCGACGTGGTTATTGAGCCGGAAACCAAGGACGTGGGCTGGAACGAGATGCACAGACTGGATGAGATGCTGGAATCCGGACGACAGGCGGCCCTGGAGGCCCTGCCCAGGATCCAGGAGGCGGTGGAGAATAGGCATCCCTGGTGGCGGCGGCTAAAGACCTGGCAGTAG
- a CDS encoding AbrB/MazE/SpoVT family DNA-binding domain-containing protein, whose amino-acid sequence MHATLTSKGQITLPKALREKLKLSAGDRVEFIVDDEHCARLVVTNVPVTSLKGMLPKPSQPVPLEEMDKAVQQGAQNL is encoded by the coding sequence ATGCATGCAACTCTGACCAGCAAGGGGCAGATTACATTGCCCAAGGCCCTGCGGGAGAAGCTCAAGCTGTCTGCAGGGGACAGGGTGGAATTCATTGTTGATGATGAGCATTGTGCACGCCTGGTGGTCACAAACGTACCAGTGACCAGCTTGAAGGGCATGCTGCCCAAGCCCTCACAACCTGTTCCCCTGGAGGAGATGGACAAGGCTGTCCAGCAGGGAGCCCAAAACTTATGA
- a CDS encoding PIN domain-containing protein: MIGLDTNVLVRYLTQDDPDQAARAGRIIETCCTKDDPGLVSLVVLCELVWVLRGAYGYEKKLVIQVLEQIMAISELQVEAEDIARSSLTAFRRGPADFADYVTVISNRARGSTVTYSFDKKLAEHDYVRIP, from the coding sequence ATGATTGGTCTGGACACCAATGTGCTGGTTAGGTATCTGACCCAGGATGATCCTGATCAGGCGGCCAGAGCTGGCCGGATTATTGAAACATGCTGCACAAAAGACGATCCCGGTCTTGTGAGCTTGGTTGTTCTTTGCGAGCTGGTCTGGGTTCTTCGCGGTGCCTATGGGTATGAAAAAAAATTGGTTATACAGGTGCTGGAACAGATTATGGCCATCAGTGAACTGCAGGTTGAAGCGGAAGATATAGCCAGGTCATCACTGACAGCCTTTCGACGAGGTCCGGCAGACTTTGCGGATTATGTGACTGTCATTTCAAACCGTGCCAGGGGAAGCACTGTCACGTACAGTTTTGATAAGAAACTGGCTGAGCACGACTATGTCCGGATACCATAA
- a CDS encoding type II toxin-antitoxin system PemK/MazF family toxin, translated as MKRGEVRWYTFYRPDKKRPVLILTRSSVIEYLGEVTIAPITSTVRDIPSEVFLSKEEGMPKECAVNCDHLQTVAKAQIGSLITTLPTDKLTAVSQAVRFALNI; from the coding sequence ATGAAACGTGGAGAGGTTCGGTGGTATACATTCTATCGACCGGACAAAAAAAGACCGGTGCTCATTCTAACCCGAAGCTCTGTCATTGAATATCTGGGAGAAGTAACCATCGCTCCTATTACCAGTACCGTCAGGGATATTCCGTCTGAGGTGTTCTTATCCAAAGAAGAGGGCATGCCCAAAGAATGCGCAGTGAACTGTGATCATTTGCAGACAGTTGCCAAGGCTCAAATCGGTTCCCTCATTACCACCCTTCCGACCGACAAGCTGACTGCTGTAAGCCAGGCTGTCCGCTTCGCCCTGAACATATAA
- a CDS encoding ribbon-helix-helix domain-containing protein produces the protein MKTVQMTLDEELVQAVDRISKELHTTRSAFARQALRDALVRYEEQRLEEKHRQGYLRHPVQTDEFSDWEAEQAWGDE, from the coding sequence ATGAAAACCGTACAGATGACCCTTGACGAAGAGCTTGTTCAAGCAGTGGATCGTATTTCAAAAGAGCTTCATACAACCCGTTCCGCCTTTGCCCGTCAGGCCCTGCGAGATGCCCTGGTCCGGTATGAAGAACAACGTCTGGAGGAAAAGCACCGCCAAGGTTACCTCCGCCATCCTGTCCAAACAGATGAATTCTCGGACTGGGAAGCAGAACAAGCCTGGGGTGATGAATGA
- a CDS encoding type IV pilin protein, with protein MQLPERKDQGFTLVELLIVVAIIGILAAIAIPQFSKYRANAYNSAAQSDLRNLVTSLESEFASNGTYPESSGNATNTVSDYEVSEGVRAYFQTVNSGDGYEICTSHKNGNKAYYLNSTISRMQESNDITHCVDSDPDPTNFNQ; from the coding sequence ATGCAACTACCAGAACGCAAAGACCAGGGCTTCACCCTTGTTGAACTGTTGATCGTGGTGGCTATTATCGGGATTTTGGCGGCTATTGCTATCCCGCAGTTCAGCAAATACAGGGCGAATGCCTATAATTCTGCTGCGCAAAGCGATCTTCGAAACTTAGTAACCTCATTAGAGTCTGAATTTGCATCCAACGGGACTTACCCAGAATCAAGTGGTAATGCAACAAATACAGTATCTGATTATGAAGTTTCTGAAGGGGTCCGAGCATACTTTCAAACAGTTAATTCTGGAGATGGATACGAGATCTGCACATCTCATAAGAATGGGAATAAGGCGTACTACCTGAACTCTACTATTTCAAGAATGCAAGAAAGTAATGATATTACTCATTGTGTAGACAGTGATCCCGACCCTACAAATTTTAACCAATAA
- a CDS encoding M16 family metallopeptidase — protein MSAQTPPTEPIPDDPLTPTLATLPNGLQVLALQDHRFPLIAMRLYIHAGAAYERDEEAGISHLLEHMAFKGEAEVANAAQRIEDVGGALNAATGYDHTVYMVDVPSSEWALGLEVLADLGLNQGEILEDELETEKQVVLSELERNQDHPRARMFELLQQRVWAGTPYQRPVIGYRETIQGFAAQDIRDYLDRLYHPQAMLLVVCGDFQPRVLSKQIMDQFGTRFGTQAVLPRAGDVDVGNANAPGMCIERTSWNKAYLGIGFLTPGMNSVWTPALEVLSYILGGHRSSRWYMRYKEELGVVDDISVESIQLEGAGMLLVQVQMEADQVLDFWKHWVRDLAALPQAEFTSEELERAKLNLEDGLLQTKETLAGLCSKLGYFQFFDGQVQAEERYVHQLQRISARDMQETIQGFLRPDRLQACCILPEQTELTEADFLSMVHGSESGNAPEVSGRRTRRAGREEPRIVDVGTQGKMVVQVDRTLPYTALDLSFLGGDMLISPQEQGLSFLLAKTLMRGTAAWNAARIQSFLSSRAASLNAHAGRDQLAVASKFPSRFTGDMTGMISEILARPAFGPEDTAKAVAEQQAQIAAMTDHPMGTLSREVFPFLFPGHFLGYYMLGRSDELSGYTPDRLSRLWARQKECPWVLSVCGDCDPKQFEEWAATLPGQAQADWQAWKVPAPRWNEQRTLHLPLNDRQQAHLLVVFPIPGLAHASNAAISLLKKILAGQNGILFRELRDRRGLGYTVAPMLWRIPQVGFLAFYIGTTPGGVEPAKEGFAQVVDMVQEGQLTDRDLIRAQRLLEVEYYRERQALGGRCGEAADLLIYDLGLDYFQSMLTQSRGTKMEEIQAAAREYLDWDRAYSIVLSD, from the coding sequence ATGTCAGCGCAGACACCACCCACAGAACCCATCCCGGACGACCCGCTCACCCCGACCCTGGCCACCCTGCCCAACGGCCTGCAGGTCCTGGCCCTGCAGGATCATCGCTTCCCATTGATCGCCATGCGGCTGTATATTCATGCCGGAGCCGCCTACGAACGGGACGAAGAGGCCGGGATCAGCCATCTTTTGGAGCACATGGCCTTCAAGGGCGAGGCCGAGGTGGCCAATGCGGCCCAGCGCATCGAGGATGTGGGCGGAGCGCTGAACGCGGCCACCGGCTATGATCACACGGTGTACATGGTGGATGTGCCCAGCAGCGAATGGGCCCTGGGGCTGGAGGTCCTGGCCGATCTGGGCCTGAACCAGGGCGAGATCCTGGAAGATGAGCTGGAGACGGAAAAGCAGGTTGTTCTCTCTGAACTGGAGCGCAATCAAGACCACCCGCGGGCGCGGATGTTCGAGCTCTTGCAGCAGAGAGTCTGGGCCGGTACCCCGTACCAGCGGCCCGTGATCGGATACAGGGAAACCATCCAGGGCTTTGCAGCCCAGGATATCCGGGATTATCTGGACCGTCTGTATCATCCCCAGGCCATGCTGCTGGTGGTCTGCGGCGATTTCCAGCCCCGGGTTCTTTCCAAACAGATCATGGACCAGTTCGGGACCAGATTCGGCACCCAGGCCGTGCTGCCCCGGGCCGGGGACGTTGACGTGGGCAATGCCAACGCTCCCGGAATGTGCATTGAACGCACGTCTTGGAACAAGGCCTATCTGGGCATCGGGTTTCTCACCCCGGGGATGAACTCTGTGTGGACCCCGGCCCTGGAGGTCCTGTCCTATATACTGGGCGGGCATCGCTCCTCGCGCTGGTATATGCGCTACAAGGAAGAGCTGGGGGTGGTGGACGATATCTCGGTGGAATCGATCCAGCTGGAAGGGGCCGGGATGCTTCTGGTCCAGGTCCAGATGGAGGCGGACCAGGTCCTCGATTTCTGGAAGCACTGGGTCCGGGATTTGGCAGCTTTGCCCCAGGCCGAGTTTACATCGGAGGAGCTGGAACGGGCCAAGCTCAACCTGGAGGACGGGCTGCTGCAGACCAAGGAGACCCTGGCCGGGCTGTGCTCCAAGCTGGGGTATTTTCAGTTTTTCGACGGACAGGTTCAGGCCGAAGAACGGTATGTCCATCAGCTGCAGCGGATAAGTGCCCGGGATATGCAGGAAACGATACAGGGCTTTCTCCGGCCTGATCGCCTGCAGGCCTGCTGTATCCTGCCTGAGCAGACCGAGCTGACGGAAGCTGACTTCCTGTCCATGGTCCATGGCAGCGAATCCGGAAATGCACCGGAGGTGTCCGGCAGGAGAACGCGCAGAGCGGGCAGGGAAGAGCCCAGGATTGTGGATGTCGGCACCCAGGGCAAAATGGTGGTCCAGGTGGATCGGACCCTGCCGTATACAGCTCTGGACCTGAGTTTTCTGGGCGGGGACATGCTCATCTCCCCCCAGGAACAGGGGCTGAGCTTTTTGCTGGCCAAGACCCTGATGCGGGGGACCGCGGCCTGGAACGCGGCCCGCATCCAGTCCTTTCTTTCGTCCAGGGCCGCGTCTCTTAATGCCCACGCCGGCAGGGATCAGCTGGCCGTGGCCTCCAAGTTTCCATCCCGGTTTACCGGGGACATGACCGGGATGATATCCGAGATCCTGGCCCGGCCGGCCTTCGGACCGGAGGACACGGCCAAGGCCGTTGCCGAGCAGCAGGCCCAAATCGCGGCCATGACCGACCATCCCATGGGCACATTGTCCCGGGAGGTCTTCCCTTTTCTGTTCCCCGGCCATTTCCTGGGGTATTACATGCTGGGCCGTTCCGATGAGCTGTCGGGATACACCCCGGACCGTCTGTCCAGGCTCTGGGCCAGGCAGAAGGAGTGTCCCTGGGTGCTCAGTGTGTGCGGAGATTGCGATCCAAAACAGTTTGAAGAGTGGGCGGCCACATTGCCGGGGCAGGCGCAGGCCGATTGGCAGGCGTGGAAGGTCCCGGCTCCGAGATGGAACGAGCAGCGCACCCTGCATCTGCCCCTGAACGACCGCCAGCAGGCCCACCTCTTGGTGGTCTTTCCCATCCCCGGCCTGGCCCATGCCTCGAACGCCGCGATATCGCTGCTGAAAAAGATCCTGGCCGGGCAGAACGGCATTTTATTCCGCGAGCTCCGGGACAGACGGGGGCTGGGATACACCGTGGCCCCCATGCTCTGGCGCATCCCCCAGGTGGGGTTTTTGGCCTTTTATATCGGAACGACCCCGGGCGGGGTGGAGCCGGCCAAGGAAGGATTCGCCCAGGTGGTGGACATGGTCCAGGAGGGGCAGTTGACCGACCGGGATCTGATCCGGGCTCAGCGGCTTCTGGAGGTTGAGTATTACCGGGAGCGGCAGGCCCTGGGAGGGAGGTGCGGGGAAGCCGCGGATCTTTTGATCTACGACCTGGGATTGGACTACTTTCAGTCCATGCTCACCCAGAGCCGGGGGACGAAAATGGAGGAGATCCAGGCCGCAGCCAGAGAATATCTGGATTGGGACCGGGCGTACAGCATTGTGCTGAGTGATTAA
- a CDS encoding diguanylate cyclase domain-containing protein: protein MPTLRPEHLIREEDRLQSFLRPILSFSSASLYFPPQSGHRHPPSSDQESATLDRDVLLIPLLHAERRMGMLRITGVSPSEARPLLTILPHLLTPCLQTLELELRLSSDPLTGVLRQETLIQGICRQIQEMAGFLQPGLGSVEDPGRRPDFGLLIVDIQNMSGLNRNGGYAFGDSILQKAAQAIHEAAGAQSLVSRLPEDSFGVLLPGVGPQRLKARAEQIAQAVRDLRFAHPVSKAQLQIEISMGGACFPQDLSGQELRADAEEQARHLLDLARKGQQRALDLERKDCVIPADILNSCGRITDLVSSSRVRIDLGSEHRARTGLHFQLQSPGAEDTPGQRTEFRLIQVEDSSSLAEMILPAAAEGSVHPGDRVEMIDKLDRYALQSEEGQARPLPESQVQLISNLDEFFSRFAVARTQISAFTLNLISTPPSRLWDVVHSLLSSLYALPSSGLIARYGLNTLILYLPEQGPQETSDALGDILAALPEGVRSETAAGIGYYPCLDATRGEILDLAKQALEHALLLTTPRVAVFDTTTVTLQGDRAFARNELRQAMDAYNRALLLNQDNLLARNSLAICLARVGEFNAACIEFRRILDLHPDSYMAEYNYGYVCLRLQEREEARACFQRCLDLMPGHSYSLLRLGQMAEEDGNLEQAAEYCRQAAEAAPNLGAAHRVLGRLAWKAGNSDRARSCLHQALVAAPQDPEALRLLARLTLEQGDDPEVAESLIRRSLGVQPGNHEALTLLEWALGERDE, encoded by the coding sequence ATGCCGACACTGCGTCCGGAACACCTGATCAGGGAAGAAGACCGGCTTCAGAGCTTCCTCCGGCCGATCCTGTCCTTTTCCTCCGCCAGCCTGTATTTCCCCCCTCAATCAGGACATCGACATCCACCATCTTCTGACCAGGAGAGCGCGACCCTGGACAGGGACGTCCTGCTCATTCCCCTGCTCCATGCAGAAAGGCGCATGGGCATGCTCCGGATAACCGGGGTCTCACCGAGCGAGGCCCGGCCCCTGCTGACGATTTTGCCCCATCTGCTCACTCCCTGCCTGCAGACCTTGGAGCTGGAGCTCCGGCTCAGTTCCGATCCCCTCACCGGGGTCCTGCGCCAGGAAACCCTTATCCAGGGCATATGCCGGCAGATCCAGGAAATGGCCGGCTTTCTCCAGCCCGGGCTCGGATCAGTGGAAGACCCGGGCCGACGTCCAGATTTCGGCCTCTTGATCGTAGATATTCAAAATATGTCCGGCCTGAACCGCAACGGGGGCTACGCCTTCGGGGACAGCATCCTCCAAAAGGCGGCCCAGGCCATACACGAGGCAGCCGGCGCGCAGAGTCTGGTCTCCAGGCTCCCGGAAGATTCGTTCGGCGTGCTTTTGCCCGGTGTCGGTCCCCAGCGCCTGAAAGCCCGGGCTGAGCAGATAGCTCAGGCCGTTCGGGATCTGCGTTTTGCCCACCCCGTAAGCAAGGCCCAGCTTCAAATCGAGATCAGCATGGGCGGCGCCTGCTTTCCCCAGGACCTCTCCGGTCAGGAGCTGCGGGCGGACGCCGAAGAGCAGGCCAGACACCTACTGGACCTGGCCCGCAAAGGACAGCAACGGGCCCTGGATCTGGAACGCAAGGATTGCGTCATTCCGGCGGACATCCTCAACAGCTGCGGCCGGATCACAGACCTGGTTTCGTCCTCCCGGGTGCGCATAGACCTGGGCTCAGAGCACCGGGCCAGAACAGGCCTGCATTTTCAACTCCAGTCCCCTGGGGCGGAAGACACCCCGGGACAGCGAACCGAATTCCGCCTGATTCAGGTGGAGGATTCTTCCAGCCTGGCCGAGATGATTCTTCCCGCAGCCGCGGAAGGATCGGTGCATCCCGGAGACAGGGTGGAGATGATCGACAAGCTGGACCGATACGCCTTGCAGAGCGAGGAAGGCCAGGCCCGGCCTCTCCCCGAAAGCCAGGTGCAGCTTATATCCAATCTGGACGAGTTCTTCTCTCGTTTTGCCGTTGCCCGCACCCAGATTTCCGCCTTCACCCTGAACCTGATCAGCACTCCCCCTTCCCGGCTCTGGGATGTTGTCCATTCCCTGCTCTCATCTCTTTACGCCCTTCCTTCTTCCGGCCTGATCGCCAGATACGGGCTGAACACCCTGATCCTGTATCTTCCCGAACAAGGCCCCCAGGAAACCTCAGACGCCCTGGGGGATATCCTGGCCGCTCTGCCGGAGGGAGTACGATCCGAAACAGCTGCCGGCATTGGGTACTATCCCTGCCTGGATGCCACCCGGGGCGAAATCCTGGACCTGGCCAAGCAGGCCCTGGAGCACGCCCTGCTCTTGACCACCCCGCGCGTGGCTGTTTTCGACACCACCACCGTGACCCTGCAGGGAGATCGGGCTTTCGCCCGCAATGAGCTGCGCCAGGCCATGGACGCCTACAACCGGGCCCTTCTTTTGAACCAGGACAATCTCTTGGCCCGCAACTCTTTGGCCATCTGCCTGGCCCGGGTCGGAGAGTTCAATGCGGCCTGCATCGAGTTCCGGCGCATCCTGGACCTGCACCCGGACAGCTACATGGCTGAATACAATTACGGATATGTATGCCTCAGGCTTCAAGAAAGGGAGGAGGCCAGGGCCTGTTTTCAGCGCTGTCTGGACCTCATGCCCGGCCACAGCTACTCCCTCCTGCGTCTGGGGCAGATGGCGGAAGAGGACGGAAACCTGGAGCAGGCCGCAGAGTATTGCCGTCAGGCCGCTGAAGCAGCCCCGAATCTGGGGGCCGCCCATCGGGTTCTGGGCCGCCTGGCCTGGAAGGCCGGAAACAGTGACCGGGCCCGGAGCTGCCTGCATCAGGCCTTGGTGGCTGCGCCCCAGGATCCGGAGGCATTGCGCCTTCTGGCCCGCCTGACCCTGGAGCAGGGAGACGACCCGGAAGTGGCCGAGAGCCTGATCCGCAGGAGCCTTGGGGTTCAGCCGGGCAATCATGAGGCATTGACGTTGTTGGAATGGGCGCTGGGGGAGAGAGATGAGTAA